Proteins encoded within one genomic window of Minwuia thermotolerans:
- a CDS encoding GIY-YIG nuclease family protein — protein sequence MAKSFTDEDDALLSELGVEVETARPARLTPRQERIIAGFEDIQRFAEEHGRAPQHGEGRDIFERLYAVRLDRIRALEECRSLVADMDHQGLLTASPEPAPADRSELDDDELLAELGVDADQSDESVTALRHVRPFAEKRAAEEIANRQPCRDFATFKPLFEKVQEELDSGMRETRPFELKAEIQQGRFFIVGGQKAYVAEMGEITTTEHGRTDARLRVIFDNGTESNMLMRSLQRALNKDEAGRRITEPVAGPLFAKTAADGDEASGTIYVLRSRSDHPTVARNRDLVHKIGVTNMNVERRVAGARLQPTFLMADVEVVATYELYNINRTKLENLIHRIFDPARLTIEIRDRFGNPVTPREWFLVPLFVIDDAVAKIRDGSIVDYVYDPDSASLKVRGEGGAAD from the coding sequence ATGGCTAAGAGCTTTACGGATGAAGACGACGCCCTGCTGTCCGAACTCGGGGTCGAAGTCGAAACTGCCCGGCCGGCCCGGCTGACGCCGCGCCAGGAACGCATCATCGCGGGGTTCGAGGACATACAGCGCTTCGCCGAGGAACATGGCCGCGCCCCGCAGCACGGCGAAGGGCGGGACATCTTCGAGCGCCTCTACGCTGTCCGTCTGGACCGCATACGGGCGCTGGAGGAGTGCCGTTCCCTTGTCGCGGACATGGATCATCAGGGGCTGCTCACGGCCAGTCCCGAGCCGGCCCCTGCCGATCGATCCGAACTCGACGACGATGAGCTGCTGGCTGAACTGGGAGTCGATGCGGACCAGTCGGATGAGTCGGTCACCGCACTGCGCCACGTCCGCCCCTTTGCCGAGAAGCGTGCGGCTGAGGAAATCGCCAATCGCCAGCCATGCAGGGATTTCGCAACCTTCAAACCCCTGTTCGAGAAGGTACAGGAGGAGCTTGATTCCGGGATGCGGGAGACCCGCCCCTTTGAACTCAAGGCCGAGATCCAGCAGGGCAGGTTCTTCATCGTCGGCGGTCAGAAGGCCTATGTCGCGGAAATGGGCGAGATCACGACGACTGAGCATGGGCGCACGGATGCGCGCCTGCGGGTCATCTTCGACAACGGAACCGAGAGCAACATGCTCATGCGGTCGTTGCAGCGCGCGCTGAACAAGGACGAGGCAGGCCGACGCATTACCGAGCCCGTCGCGGGGCCCCTGTTTGCCAAGACGGCGGCTGACGGCGACGAAGCCAGCGGCACGATCTATGTGTTGCGGAGCAGGTCCGATCATCCGACCGTCGCCCGGAACCGCGATCTGGTCCACAAGATCGGCGTCACCAACATGAACGTGGAAAGGCGCGTGGCCGGCGCGCGGCTCCAGCCCACCTTCCTCATGGCCGACGTCGAGGTCGTCGCCACCTACGAGCTTTACAACATCAACCGGACAAAGCTCGAAAACCTCATCCATCGGATTTTCGATCCGGCCCGGCTGACAATCGAAATCCGCGATCGGTTCGGCAATCCCGTCACGCCCAGAGAATGGTTCCTGGTGCCGCTGTTCGTGATTGACGACGCTGTGGCGAAGATCAGGGATGGCAGCATCGTCGACTACGTTTACGATCCGGATAGTGCCTCACTGAAAGTCAGGGGGGAGGGCGGCGCAGCGGACTGA
- a CDS encoding DEAD/DEAH box helicase, translating to MRQKIAPSVSVTYARNGSSTRSNELGMRPMQERAYEKRGEQYLLIKSPPASGKSRALMFIALDKLHNQGLKQAIIVVPERSIGASFADEALSASGFWADWTVAPKWNLCNAPGSEGGKVNALGAFLDSDDRTLVCTHATFRFAVDRFGVEAFDDRLIAVDEFHHVSANPDNRLGAHLAEFIARDRCHIVAMTGSYFRGDAEPVLGPEDESRFDTVTYTYYEQLNGYTWLKALDIGYFFYTGSYVDDILKVLDPAEKTIIHIPSVQSRESTKDKFREAEHIIQELGEWQGRDPDTGFHLVWTAEGRTLRIADLVDNEPSKRERVSAALKDPARKNDRDHVDIIIALGMAKEGFDWIWCEHALTVGYRSSLTEIVQIIGRATRDAEGKTRARFTNLIAEPDASEEAVTEAVNDTLKAIAASLLMEQVLAPRFNFSPKRPDSGPIEGYDYGEGGYDPDKPNVGFNEDTGQFQIEIKGLAEPKSEEAERICKEDLNEVIAAFVQDKTTIERGMFDEETIPEELTQVRMGKIVKDRYPELGEEDQEAVRQHAVAALNLTQRAKQTILGGGGAGEEGEVKANTALIDGIRKLAMDVRELDIDMIDRTNPFGEAYAILSKTMNEKRLKEIEAVIAAKKVKMTPEEARDLARRALRFKQERDRLPSITSPDAWEKRMAEGVAFLAQMKRDAANG from the coding sequence ATGAGACAGAAGATCGCTCCTTCCGTCTCCGTCACCTATGCCCGGAACGGTTCCTCGACGCGGTCGAACGAACTCGGCATGCGGCCGATGCAGGAACGCGCCTATGAGAAGCGGGGCGAGCAGTACCTGTTGATCAAGTCGCCGCCGGCGTCGGGGAAGAGCCGGGCGCTGATGTTCATCGCGCTGGACAAGCTGCACAACCAGGGCCTGAAGCAGGCGATCATCGTGGTGCCGGAGCGGTCGATCGGGGCCAGCTTCGCCGATGAGGCGCTTTCGGCGTCCGGGTTCTGGGCGGACTGGACCGTCGCGCCGAAGTGGAATCTCTGCAACGCGCCGGGCAGCGAGGGCGGCAAGGTCAATGCGCTCGGCGCGTTCCTGGACAGCGACGACAGGACCCTGGTCTGCACCCACGCCACCTTCCGCTTCGCCGTGGACAGGTTCGGGGTCGAAGCCTTTGACGACCGCCTGATCGCCGTTGACGAGTTCCATCACGTCTCGGCCAACCCGGACAACAGGCTGGGGGCGCACCTGGCGGAGTTCATCGCCCGCGACCGGTGCCACATCGTCGCGATGACCGGTTCCTACTTCCGGGGCGATGCGGAGCCCGTCCTTGGTCCGGAGGACGAGTCCAGATTCGATACGGTGACCTACACCTACTACGAGCAGCTCAACGGCTACACCTGGCTGAAGGCGCTCGACATCGGCTATTTTTTCTACACGGGGTCCTATGTCGACGACATCCTGAAGGTGCTCGATCCGGCCGAGAAGACGATCATCCACATTCCCTCCGTCCAGTCCCGCGAGAGCACCAAGGACAAGTTCAGGGAGGCGGAGCATATCATCCAGGAACTGGGCGAGTGGCAGGGAAGGGACCCCGATACCGGCTTTCACCTGGTCTGGACCGCCGAAGGGCGGACTCTCCGGATCGCCGACCTGGTGGACAATGAACCGTCGAAACGCGAACGGGTGTCGGCCGCGCTCAAGGACCCGGCCCGGAAGAACGACCGCGACCATGTCGACATCATCATCGCGCTGGGCATGGCCAAGGAGGGCTTCGACTGGATCTGGTGCGAACACGCGCTGACGGTCGGCTACCGCTCCAGTCTGACGGAGATCGTCCAGATCATCGGCCGTGCGACCCGCGACGCCGAGGGAAAGACCCGCGCCCGCTTCACCAACCTGATCGCCGAGCCCGACGCTTCCGAGGAAGCGGTGACGGAAGCGGTCAACGACACGCTGAAGGCGATCGCGGCAAGCCTGCTGATGGAGCAGGTGCTCGCCCCCCGGTTTAATTTCTCGCCGAAGCGGCCCGACAGCGGCCCGATCGAGGGTTATGACTACGGAGAGGGCGGCTACGACCCCGACAAGCCAAATGTGGGCTTCAACGAGGACACCGGGCAGTTCCAGATCGAGATCAAGGGGCTTGCGGAGCCGAAGAGCGAGGAAGCTGAGCGCATCTGCAAGGAGGACCTCAACGAGGTGATCGCGGCCTTCGTCCAGGACAAGACGACAATCGAGCGTGGCATGTTCGACGAGGAGACGATTCCCGAGGAGCTGACCCAGGTCCGGATGGGCAAGATCGTCAAGGACCGTTACCCGGAGCTGGGTGAAGAGGATCAGGAGGCCGTCAGGCAGCACGCCGTCGCGGCCCTGAACCTGACGCAGCGCGCGAAGCAGACAATACTGGGCGGTGGAGGGGCCGGCGAAGAGGGCGAGGTCAAGGCCAACACCGCGCTGATCGACGGCATTCGGAAACTGGCGATGGATGTTCGCGAGCTGGACATCGACATGATCGACAGGACGAACCCGTTCGGCGAGGCCTATGCGATCCTGTCCAAGACCATGAACGAGAAGCGGCTGAAGGAGATCGAGGCGGTGATCGCGGCCAAGAAGGTGAAGATGACGCCGGAGGAGGCTCGCGACCTCGCCAGGCGCGCCTTGCGCTTCAAGCAGGAGCGGGACCGCCTCCCGTCCATTACCTCCCCGGATGCATGGGAGAAGCGTATGGCCGAAGGCGTCGCCTTCCTCGCTCAGATGAAGCGGGACGCCGCCAATGGCTAA